One window from the genome of Immundisolibacter sp. encodes:
- a CDS encoding integrase core domain-containing protein, which produces EAAYWWMIEYNEQRPHDSLGEMTPVEYRQHVAGSSTSEVSA; this is translated from the coding sequence GAGGCCGCCTACTGGTGGATGATCGAATACAACGAGCAACGACCACACGACTCGCTGGGCGAGATGACGCCCGTCGAGTACCGACAACACGTCGCCGGGAGTTCTACTTCTGAAGTGTCTGC